GTAGGGCTCAGGACGATCGCTTTCACATCTTAACGCCCTAGCGGTTTCCGCTGTGGGCCCCTGAGTTACCGCTACTGCCACCACTGCGTGAGCGGGTATTATTACTTGACGAAGAACGCGTGCCTCCTGCCTTAGCGCCGCCACCTCGATTACCGGAATTACTACGAGACGGCTTATTCCCTTCTGAGGCACCCTGGCGACCTCCTCCAGTGTTTCGCCCCCTAGCCATGTCACCGGAACGCTGGCCATCATTGTGCCCAGTTTTTGCGTGTTTTGGTTTTTTCGGTCTTATTGGCCGGGTATCCAAACGAGACTCTGGCAATTCATGTACGGGGTCGAAGCCATCTACATATTCACGGGGAATTAATTTTTTAATCAAGCGTTCAATGCCGGCTAAACAATCAAATTCATCTGCGCTCACGAGCGATACCGCTTGGCCACTAGCCCCAGCCCGCCCTGTTCGACCAATTCGGTGTACATAATCCTCTGACACATTGGGTAAATCGAAATTTACCACCTGCGGTAACTGGTCTATATCCAGGCCCCGAGCAGCAATATCGGTTGCGATCAATGCGCGAACTTTGCCTTGCTTAAAGTCCGCAAGTGCCTTGGTGCGTGCATTTTGGCTTTTATTACCGTGAATAGCGGCCGCTTGTATACCCGCGTCTTCAAGATAGCGCGTAAGCTTATTGGCGCCGTGTTTAGTACGAGTGAATACCAACACTTGTCGCCAATTATGGTGGCCAATAAGGTAGCTTAGCAGTGCCGGCTTACGCTTCTTATCTACCGGGTGTAGCAACTGCGCTACCGTAGTTGCGGTGGCGTTACGAGGCGTTACCGAAAACTCCACTGGGTTATGAATAATGCCTTTGGCCAATGTACGAATTTCATCAGAAAACGTAGCCGAAAACAGTAAGTTTTGCCGCTTGGCGGGCAAAACAGCCAATATTTTTTTAATGTCGTGAATAAAACCCATATCCAACATGCGGTCGGCTTCATCCAACACCAGCACTTCCAAGTGATTAAACTTCACCGCATTTTGCTGATACAAATCTAACAGTCGCCCAGGTGTAGCCACCAATATATCAACGCCACGGCGCAGGCGTATCATTTGTGGGTTTATTTTTACCCCACCAAACACCACTTCGCCGCGAATATGTGGAAGGTGCTTACTGTAGGTTTGCACGCTTTCATTTACTTGAGCCGCCAACTCACGGGTAGGCGTTAGAATAAGTGCGCGAACATGATTTCCACGAGTCGATTCACCCTTGCTCAGGAGCTGCAATATCGGCAAAGTAAAGCCCGCGGTTTTACCGGTGCCGGTTTGCGCAGCGGCCATGACATCACGGCCTTCTAACACAGCAGGAATGGCTTGGGCCTGAACAGGCGTTGGTGTTTCATAGCCCTGTTCGGCTACAGCTTTGGCAATGGGCTCGGACAAGCCCAGTTCAGAAAAATGCATAGATAGATAAACCTGATAGGAAAACGGCTTCTAGTTTGAGGCCGTACAAAGGGCGCGAAGTGTACAGGAATTGATCAAGCAATGCTTGCTTTGTTTTATAGGAAAACAAAGCAAGCACAGGCATTCATTTCGCCCGGAGCATCAACGGTACTCAAGGCTAAGCTGTCCGCCGGTAAAACTTAGCGCTAACGCTTCATGGTTGATAACTAAAGCTTGCCTGCTGACGAATATCTTGGACAGAGGCACCCACAAACACATTGAAAACCCCTGGCTCAACTAGCCAGCCTTTTGTTTTAATATCCCAGAAAGCCAAATCACGCTTACTTAGGTTGAGGATAACCGGCTTTTCTTCACCGGGATCAAGCCAGATTTTTTTAAAACCTTTCAATTCTTTTGCCGGGCGTTCAACACTGGCTTCAGCATCACCAAGGTATAACTGCACCACTTCCGCACCGCGGTAATCGCCCGTATTTTTAACCATGACGGTTACCGAAACAACATCTTTTTCAGGCGAAACATTTTGCCGTACATGCAACCCGCTGATCTCAAAGCTTGTATAGGAAAGGCCATGACCAAAAGGGAATATGGGCTGAATGTATTGTTTTTCAAACCAGCGATAGCCAATAAAAACGCCTTCTTTATACCGCGATTCAACCTCATTGTAATCGTTTAAAGCGATGGGCGCCGTATGCTCATATTTTACGGGCAGTGTAATGGGCATTTTTCCACTCGGGTTTAATTCACCCAGCAGCATGCGCGCATAGGCATTACCGGCTTCCATGCCACCGTACCAGCCCCAAACAATCGCTGGCGCTGCCTCGGCCCAAGGCATTTCAACGGCGGAACCAGCAACAATAAAGACAATAGTCTTAGCATTAACCCCCAACAGGTTGGCAATAACCTCATCCTGGTTACCGGGAAGCGTCATATCAGAACGATCCTGCCCCTCACGATCATAATCGTGATTTAAACCAGCAAAATAAATCACCGCGTCGGCGGTTTTTGCAGCGGCAAGATATTCTTCTTTGCTCGCTACTTTCAGACCCGGAGCTTCCCAACCCAAAGTGAATTGCTGCGATCCGTCGTACCGCAGCAGGAACTTGTAAGCCTTACCCGCTTCCAGTTGCAGCGGTATGGCTCTCTGCACATCGGATTCCGACTCAAAACGAATAACCGATTGACCATCCACCAGAAAGTCCACTTTACCTGCCGCTTTTAACTGCAGTAAATGCTCACCGGTTTCGAGTGGGACAATGGTAGCCGCAAAATTAATATGTTGTTTTTCTTCACCTTCGACACGGTAATGAGAAGAGGGCCACTGGTTGTGGCTTTTGTATTGGCTATGCTCAAGGTCATGAAAAAAATGGATCTGCCACGCGGGTGTGCCAGACCCACCGTGACGAGTGGAAATATAATCGCTGGCAATGGCCTTTAATTCTGTATCACCTGTAGCCCGCATATAATCAATTTCTACATCTTCACCCAATGCGTTACGTAAACCTTGCAGGGGCGTGACTTCGTAGCTCGACTTAACCTGAGACGATCCGCCACCGCGACCATGAGCCAAGTTTGCATTGGGGCCCAGCACTAAAACTCGCTTTAACCGCGGTTTTTCCAGAGGTAAAACTTGGTTTTTGTTCTGTAGTAGTACAATCCCTTGCTCGATAATCTTGCGGGCAATTTGATGGTGTTTTTCCGTATTGCGCTCACCGGTTTTTCGCGCAGGATCCATCATGCCTATTCGCAGTTGCAAACCCAGAATACGGCGCACTTTTTCATCGACAACAGACTCAGCAATATTGCCCTGCTTTACTTCCTCTAGAAGTGCATCCGCAAAATAGTATTCGCCGTATGTCGGCACACGGGTACCCATTTCCACATCAAGCCCATTCATGGCGGCATCAAAGGTATTGATATCCACATGCCAATCGGTGAGCAGTACGCCATCAAAGCCCCACTCGCCCTTAAGAATATCGTTGACCAACATTTTGTTTTGGTTAGCATTAATACCGTCAACCCGGTTGTAACCGCCCATTATCGAAAGCGCACCTCCCTCTTTCACGGCGGCTTCAAACGCCGGTAAATACACCTCCCTCAACGTTCTCTCATCCGGCTTGGCATCAACTGTCCAACGTTCTAGCTCCTGAGTATTTAAGGCGTAATGTTTTACACAGGCAGCAACATCGTTATCCTGTATGGCTTGGACAATGGGCGACACTAGGGCTGCAGCCAGAAAGGGGTCTTCACCTAGGTACTCAAAATTTCGCCCGTAGGTAGGTAAACGCGCTAAATTAACACCGGGGCCAAGGATAATATCTTTTTCTCGATGACGCGCTTCTGCACCCAATACGCCGCCATGCAGACGTGCAACTTCTGGATCCCAGCTGGCCGCTGTCGCCGTCAGTGGTGGCAGATAAGTCGCAAAATCAGTTGTCCAGTTGGCGGACTCCCAGCTATCGCGCGATATTTCCTCGCGCACACCGTGAGGGCCATCGCTCATACGCATTTCAGCGATACCCAGGCGCTCTACACCGGCAACCGAGAATTTACTGTTGGCATGCAATAATGAAATTTTTTCTTCGAGCGTTAGCTCACTCAATAGCCTAGCGACTTCGGCTCTAATCAACTGCTCGCTACTACGAGAACCGTGTGGTTTTGCCGAATCAACGCGACGATTACGGTCGGAACAGGAAACCACTAGCAGCATACTAATCATTAAACTAAACACTTTATTCATATTCAATACCTTAGGGAACCGCTGATCAAGTCTAAGCGCCTCGGGTTGTTATGTATTTTCACCCTCAACACGCAGGGCAGGCTGGCTACCTAGATGGATGGATGTAAGTAACGCGAGCACGTTTGAACTTTTACCCCCCGAAGCAGCGAACCAACAGAAAACACGTGTAAGCAACACAAGTCTAAAAGCCGCTTCGTACACGCCCTGCAGCTCATAACCACATCATTAAATGTCTGCTGAAGCATACGCAACGAAGTTCACCTCGTAGCAGCGGAGCCCAGTTTACGCAGAGGTCACTAAGCTTGGCTTAGAAGCCCTCTAAGTGGCCGTGGTGTTCCGCTTCGCCCCTAAAGCACGTTATGATTATCGCTGAGATAATACCAATTCGCAGGTAAGCATAAAGGGAGACGTTATGCACATTCTTATTGCCGCCATCACCGCCATTGGGGGTTTAATCTGGGCCCTCTATCGGCTGCAAAACTCAGGCTTTGACCTTAACGCTTTTAACCCGTTCTATTGGGCTAGGCGCCGCGAATGGGAAAAGAAACTTGGTACTAAACCCATACATCGCTTAGAAAACTCAATGGAGGCAGCCGCTCTGCTAGTCGTAGCCATGGCACGCCTCGAAGGTGAGGTTACTCGAGAGCACAAACAGGAGGTGATTCAACAGTTCACTGAAGAGTTTGGCATCAGCGAAAGCGCCGCCACCGAAATGTTCGCAGTAGCGTCGCATATGCTCAGCGACGTGTTTAACATTATAGAAGAAGTTAAAAATGTGCTGGCCCCCAGCGTTGAACAATACGAAACGCGACACAAAGAAACGCTTTTATCTATGCTAGAAAAAGCATCCACGAGCGAAGGCAAGCCAAACAACGAGCAGCAGGCCCTTCTAAATGCCGTTAAATGTGAATTGAATAAAGTGCCTGAAGAAGCGAAAAATTGGTAGGCTCCGTCCGCCTCCAGAGGAATAGATTGCGTAGACTCCCACATTCGCAGATATGACCGAGATTTGAGCCTTATTTAAGTACACCTCTATTACTTGATTTTAACCTCTGCGTAACCTAGCAGGTGTAAGGCGGACTGCGCAACGGAAGGCTGGTTGCCTTTCCAAGCAGGCCAACTCTGCAATAAAGTTTGCCAGACCACGCCCTTCGGGGCCAAAAGTAATCAATACAGTACCCTTAAGCTCACTTAATGGTAAGTGTGACATTAAAGCTGTTGTTGAGCTAAAGCTGCGCTTCCACCCATTTATCAACCCGCCGCTCAAGAAGACTCAAGGGCAATGCACCCCCTCCCAAAACCGTGTCATGAAACCCTTTAATCTCAAATTTATCACCCAGCCTTAATTTAGCCTGTTTACGCAAACGCAAAATTTCGATCATGCCAATTTTGTAGGCCGTCGCTTGCCCCGGCAGAACAAAATAGCGGTTTACCTCGGCTCTGATTTTTGCAAGCGGCTGAGGAGAGTTCGCCGCAAAATAATCTATTGCCTGCTGTTCACTCCAGCCTTTTGCATGAATACCCGTATCTAATACCAAGCGAATCGATCGCCACATCTCAGTCGTTAAACGGCCAAAATCCGAATATACATCCTGATAAGTATTAGGCATTTCTTTGGCGAGGTACTCCGTATAGAGTGCCCAGCCTTCCACATAGGCTGTGGTTTTTTCGTAATCTGCCTGTCGGCGAAATTTGGGTATTCCCTCCAACTCCTGAGCAATGGCGATCTGCATATGATGACCGGGCAGCGCTTCGTGATAGGCCACTACTTCCAGCATATTTTTCGCCATCGCACTCATATCGGAAAGGTGGGTATAAAAAGCGCCAGAACGTTTGCCATCCGGCGAGCTTGGATAATAATGCTGAGGGGCGCCGTCCTGCTCACGAAAGGCTTCTACACGTTTTACCACAACATCGGCTTTCGGCAATAACCCGAAATAATTAGGCAACTCGCGCTTAATGTTATTCACGACCGCCGTTGCTTTATCCAGGTACGCCTGACGCCCTTCATCGGTATTGGGGTAATAAAAGCGTTCGTCGTCTTTACTATCGCGCAGCAGTACAAAAAACTCACTTAAGCTACCTTTAAACCCCGCGGTTTCTTTAAGTGCAACCATTTCGCTGCGCAGTCTTTCAACCTCACTCAAACCCAGTTCATGAATGGCTTCAGCCGTTAACTCTGTAGACGTAATCTTTTTAAGTTGATGCGCGTAAAAAGCTTCTCCGTCTACAAGCGCACGCACCCCTTGGGGTGATTCGCTGGCATTCTTCTTATCCCCCAGCAGAAACACAATAATGGATTGCGCAGCTGGTTGGAATTCATTTAGTAATGCTACTTTTGCGTCCGCCAATAACAAGTCTGCCGCACCTCGAGACAACTGTTTACTGTCTACCAGTGCGGCGACTTTTGTTTCGGCGTCGGCCCAAAGGGGCGCAGGATTACCCGTTGTATCAAATGGCGTACCGGTTAGTAATTTCTGTGTTTGCTCTATCACTATGTCATAGGTGAATCGAGGGGGCCGTATGTTTTTCTCAGCGGCAACTTCGGTTCGGGTTAAAAATTGCCTATACGCCTTGGCGATAGCGGAAATGCGCGCAATATAGGCTTGCATATCCGCTTCGCTTTCAACTTTGTGATAGTTCATTAAAAAGGTAGGCAAAAACGCGTGGACACCGGCCATTTGTTCAAACAAATAGTCGTGCTCCCAAAAGCGTGCCCCTTCTTTTTCTATTCCGTAATTGTATACCCATGTATCGTAGGATGTTTTGGCTTCGTCGTTGAGTTTGGCATACTCGAAATCGCTCTGCAGAATACGGACAGTCGCCGCCAGCCATTTCAGCTGTTGATGCTTAGCTGACAAGGAGAAATCATCAATTTCATCGTAACGGTGTTTACTTCCCTGCGCTGTCAGCTCGACTGGACTAAAATGCAGTTTTTCGTCATAGCGCTTCTCTAGCCATTTGTTCAATTTATCGCTTTCAGTAACCAATACCGGCTCTTGAACAGTTGGTTCAGGGCTTTTTCCTGAACACGCGAAAAGCCCAAGTATCAGCAACAGAAAATAGTACTTTTTCATCCCCCCCCCTTCTGATTAAGTTATAACGACAGTTTTCTCGAAAGAACCGCAGCCCAACCACCGCCACTGGCCATATTGAGTTCTATTTTTTGACCCGCTTTAACACTGACGTTATTAAGTCTGTAATCTTCAGCAAATTGAACCGTATTAACGCCATCGACAAAGCTTTGCATCCGGTAATCGCCACTGATCAGGAATGATAAATCCACCGTCAACTTTCGTCCATGCTCATTGGTCATTGCCCCCAAATACCAGGTATCGCCGCTTCTACGCGCAACCACAATAAATTCACCCACCTCCCCGGCAAGCACTTGGGTCTCATCCCAAACACTGGGAAACTGCGCGATAAACTCAGCCACTTCGGGTTCACGCAAATAGCTGGAGGGCGAATCGCACAGCATTTGCAACGCGCTTTCATACACCGCATACATCGCTACTTGATGCGCACGCGTGCCTAAACTCATCGGCCGGAAGTGATTAACCTGGTGGTTCCAAGGGTTGGCATTGCGCATAGCACCTGGAGTGAAATCCATCGGCCCTGCAACCATTCGAATAAACGGTAAAGTTACGTTATGACGAGGAGTAACATCTGTGCTCCATTTATTGTTTTCGTTACCCTTAACACCTTCGTAGGTCATCACATTGGGGTAGGCTCGACGCAATCCGGCGGGCTTAAAACCACCATGGTAATCCACCAGTAATTTATGTTTAGCCGCTTCTTTCGCTATTTTAGTGTAATAGTTCACCATTTGTTGATCAGCGCGCTGCATAAAATCTACTTTAATCCCGGCAACACCCCATTCGCCCCAGGCTCTAAGAATATTGCTGTAATCCTTGTCCAACGGTTTCCACAGCGCCCACAAAATAATGCCGACTTTTTTTTCTTTGCCATAGCGAATTAATTCATGCACATCCAATTCAGGGTTAGCTGCGAGAAGGTTTGTAGTTGAAACTGTCCAGCCTTCATCCAGAATGACATATTCAAGACCGTACTTGGCAGCAAAATCTATATAGTATTTATACGTAGCGGTATTCAATCCGTTTTTGAAATCAACACCGTAGAGGTTACTAGCATTGTACCAATCCCATGCAATACGGCCGGGCTTGATCCAACTTGTATCTTCAATTTTATTCTCTCTAGAGAGTAGATAGACCAGTTGGCTTTCAACCAGGTCAGTGGCCTGATCACTGATGACCGCTATACGCCAGGGAAAGCTGCGGTTGCCGTTTGTTTCGGCAATATGTTTGTGGTACTTCACCACCTCGTTTCGATCTTCACTACCTTCCTTGGGCATTGCGCTTTTAACAACACCAGGAAAACCCGCACGAAAGCCATCTCCAGCCGTACCAAACAAAAATAGGCCCGGGTAATCGAATAAATCGGCTTCGGTAATAACAATATTAATACCCGCTGGGGTTTTAGCGTAGGCAGGTAGTGAGGCGAAGCGTTTTTTAGCAATGTCGCCCACCTTCAACGGCAGGTAGTGCCGCTCGAAATGCGAAATAAAGGTATCTTCTTCAGGGAAAAGCGTTTCACTATTTTGCGGGAAATTAAACTCAGCTATTTCTTTTTCGACGACTATATCAACAGCCTTTTCCCCTACTATTCGATAGCCGATACCATCGTTAAAAGCCCTGAATTCAAGCCCCCAGCGGTTATCAAAACGTAAACTCAATTGATTGTAGTGCTCATGAACCTCTGCCGATTTATGCTTAACTACGGGTTCAATAGTTCGATTTACACTGGAGGCGAGCGTCGTATCCAGCTTACCTGCCCTAAATACCGATTTTGCGCCCTTTAGTTTTAAATCTACTCGGCTGGGTAAGAATACCGCCTGATTTTTGTAGCTAATAGCCCAGCGAACGCCGTTTTCGACATTTATGCTCATTCGAATATCACCATCAGGTGAGGTTAGCGTGTGGTCGCCAGCCAAAGCAAGTGCAGGAAAAAAGAGGACGAATACAGAGAGAAGGGCTGCGATAGGGTGATATTTCATTGCATGTCCCGCGTTGTCTTTATTGTTTGAATTCGGGCCTACTTTCTAGCAGACCCCAATTCTAATCTAGAGCGGGGATTATCGCAGCAACGGCGGCAAGAGAGTGTCAGTTTATCCAGCCAGAGAAGAATGCGTTCTCTAATTCAGTAAGCATGCCAGGATCTTCGAGCGCCTTACGTACATCATGTTTCTTGGCTCCTGGCCCCCGACTACTTAACTCGTAAAAGCGCGAATCTGCCGGCGTAAACACCATGCTCTTGGTGCCGTCACGGGCAGTACCACCCATAGATTCCCAGCCGTATTCGATAATATGGGCATCCATGTAACAGTTTACATAGAGTGCATACCCGATTGCATCCGGGTCGGCATAACGACCGTCTGGGAAGGTTGTGGTTGGGTGCCATGGGCGGCCAAGAGAGTGGCTTTGATCTGCAACACCGTCCTCACGCTGTAACTTGCAGTTTTTAAAGATCAGGCCAAACGGTGTATCGATATTAGTTGATGGAGCGGTGATATGCCCCTGAATTTGGCCGGGCTTAAAAGACTTGCCACGCTTACGGCTAATAATGGTGGAATCTTCGATCAATACCTGACCAGGGCCAAAGATAAAATCAACATTGCCACTAATGGTGGCGTTACGTATCCAAGCACGCTTGCCGTTGGCAAACAATGTGTCCTGATAACCGGCAAGCGTTACACCTTCCAGTAAAATTTTATCCGTACCTTCATCTAGGTGAAGCGCGACGCCCTGCGAATGCCGAACGCGCTTGGCGTCACCTTTAGGGAGCGCATCATTGGCAAGGTAATCAAAGGTGTTTTCGATAGTAAGGTTTTTCAACGTAACATTTTCGGCGTTAATGGTGACCGTGGCTGAGCCAGCAGTACCCCAGTTTTTGCGGTGATATTTTCGCGCAATTCCGGCGTAAAGGTCGTATTCGATCCGACTTGCGTCGGCGCCCTCCCCTTCAATGAGTAAATTGGCTTTTTGGATAACGACGCGCTCGTGATACACACCGGCTTTGAGGAGTATGCGATAGGGTTCTGTTATTTCACGATTTTCCGGAACACTATCGATAGCCGCCTGCAAGCTTGGGAAGACATTCGCCTCATGCGCGGCTAATGCGCTATCAACGATAGCATCGTACTCAGTAATCTCCTGTTTGGGCCCCACGCTATTGCACCCCAGTAATGAAAAGCCTATAGCGATACCCAGCACCGCCAGTATTCGACTTACAACCATTTCACGCACTCCTAAATATCAACCTAAATTCTTGTTTTGGGTGGAAACCGCCACGCAATATACCCCGGATAAAGACTTGGATATACGCTCATAAATCAAAAATTGTGCGCAGCGACGTCTAGCCTGTGACACGCAGGCTTAATAGATAAAGTATAGATAAAAATGGCTGTCACACAGGTTTATGCCAGACAACTTCTAAAGGGAGAAGACATAACATGAGGGTATAGAATAAGCTGGCTGGGGCCCTCAGTAGAGCCCCTCCAGCCCTTCTGATGGACTTACTGACATCCGCCATTGTAAGCGGCCAGTACGTCGCTAACACTCGCCCCCATGGGCGACAACCAGGGCGCAAAAGCGCCCTTGCCCGCAGTGGCATAAAGGTACTCGGCTAAATCCTGCCCTGCAGCCATGCGGTAGCCCGCAATAATAGACTGCGAATACGCGCTGTATTGGGCCATCATATCCGGTGTGGAGCCGTGACTGGCCGTGAGGTCACCGGCATCACCTTGTAACTGGCAGTCAGCATTGGCAAACCACACATAACTGTCGTGAACCTCAAGGCCTCCCTCTTGGAAGTCACGTAGCAATTTTTCGATGAAATAGTCCATGTCATCGCTATTACTGTTATTGGTGGCCTCGACGGCATTATTCAATACCATGTTGCTATCGAAATCGATTCGGCCACCTACTCGAACACTCAAAATGTCTTTACGGTAATTGTAAAACACGTTGTTAAACATATGGCTCTGACCACGACGCATCAGCGGAACTCTGCGCAATGTTTCATAGTCGCTATCACTGTAATACTGATCGTGCGTAACAAATAAATTGTTGTGCAGTGTGGTGGTAATCTGTGCGTTTATGGTCCTACTATC
The Teredinibacter franksiae DNA segment above includes these coding regions:
- a CDS encoding DEAD/DEAH box helicase, with protein sequence MHFSELGLSEPIAKAVAEQGYETPTPVQAQAIPAVLEGRDVMAAAQTGTGKTAGFTLPILQLLSKGESTRGNHVRALILTPTRELAAQVNESVQTYSKHLPHIRGEVVFGGVKINPQMIRLRRGVDILVATPGRLLDLYQQNAVKFNHLEVLVLDEADRMLDMGFIHDIKKILAVLPAKRQNLLFSATFSDEIRTLAKGIIHNPVEFSVTPRNATATTVAQLLHPVDKKRKPALLSYLIGHHNWRQVLVFTRTKHGANKLTRYLEDAGIQAAAIHGNKSQNARTKALADFKQGKVRALIATDIAARGLDIDQLPQVVNFDLPNVSEDYVHRIGRTGRAGASGQAVSLVSADEFDCLAGIERLIKKLIPREYVDGFDPVHELPESRLDTRPIRPKKPKHAKTGHNDGQRSGDMARGRNTGGGRQGASEGNKPSRSNSGNRGGGAKAGGTRSSSSNNTRSRSGGSSGNSGAHSGNR
- a CDS encoding beta-glucosidase H — translated: MNKVFSLMISMLLVVSCSDRNRRVDSAKPHGSRSSEQLIRAEVARLLSELTLEEKISLLHANSKFSVAGVERLGIAEMRMSDGPHGVREEISRDSWESANWTTDFATYLPPLTATAASWDPEVARLHGGVLGAEARHREKDIILGPGVNLARLPTYGRNFEYLGEDPFLAAALVSPIVQAIQDNDVAACVKHYALNTQELERWTVDAKPDERTLREVYLPAFEAAVKEGGALSIMGGYNRVDGINANQNKMLVNDILKGEWGFDGVLLTDWHVDINTFDAAMNGLDVEMGTRVPTYGEYYFADALLEEVKQGNIAESVVDEKVRRILGLQLRIGMMDPARKTGERNTEKHHQIARKIIEQGIVLLQNKNQVLPLEKPRLKRVLVLGPNANLAHGRGGGSSQVKSSYEVTPLQGLRNALGEDVEIDYMRATGDTELKAIASDYISTRHGGSGTPAWQIHFFHDLEHSQYKSHNQWPSSHYRVEGEEKQHINFAATIVPLETGEHLLQLKAAGKVDFLVDGQSVIRFESESDVQRAIPLQLEAGKAYKFLLRYDGSQQFTLGWEAPGLKVASKEEYLAAAKTADAVIYFAGLNHDYDREGQDRSDMTLPGNQDEVIANLLGVNAKTIVFIVAGSAVEMPWAEAAPAIVWGWYGGMEAGNAYARMLLGELNPSGKMPITLPVKYEHTAPIALNDYNEVESRYKEGVFIGYRWFEKQYIQPIFPFGHGLSYTSFEISGLHVRQNVSPEKDVVSVTVMVKNTGDYRGAEVVQLYLGDAEASVERPAKELKGFKKIWLDPGEEKPVILNLSKRDLAFWDIKTKGWLVEPGVFNVFVGASVQDIRQQASFSYQP
- a CDS encoding phenylacetic acid degradation protein: MHILIAAITAIGGLIWALYRLQNSGFDLNAFNPFYWARRREWEKKLGTKPIHRLENSMEAAALLVVAMARLEGEVTREHKQEVIQQFTEEFGISESAATEMFAVASHMLSDVFNIIEEVKNVLAPSVEQYETRHKETLLSMLEKASTSEGKPNNEQQALLNAVKCELNKVPEEAKNW
- a CDS encoding DUF885 domain-containing protein, which translates into the protein MKKYYFLLLILGLFACSGKSPEPTVQEPVLVTESDKLNKWLEKRYDEKLHFSPVELTAQGSKHRYDEIDDFSLSAKHQQLKWLAATVRILQSDFEYAKLNDEAKTSYDTWVYNYGIEKEGARFWEHDYLFEQMAGVHAFLPTFLMNYHKVESEADMQAYIARISAIAKAYRQFLTRTEVAAEKNIRPPRFTYDIVIEQTQKLLTGTPFDTTGNPAPLWADAETKVAALVDSKQLSRGAADLLLADAKVALLNEFQPAAQSIIVFLLGDKKNASESPQGVRALVDGEAFYAHQLKKITSTELTAEAIHELGLSEVERLRSEMVALKETAGFKGSLSEFFVLLRDSKDDERFYYPNTDEGRQAYLDKATAVVNNIKRELPNYFGLLPKADVVVKRVEAFREQDGAPQHYYPSSPDGKRSGAFYTHLSDMSAMAKNMLEVVAYHEALPGHHMQIAIAQELEGIPKFRRQADYEKTTAYVEGWALYTEYLAKEMPNTYQDVYSDFGRLTTEMWRSIRLVLDTGIHAKGWSEQQAIDYFAANSPQPLAKIRAEVNRYFVLPGQATAYKIGMIEILRLRKQAKLRLGDKFEIKGFHDTVLGGGALPLSLLERRVDKWVEAQL
- a CDS encoding glycoside hydrolase family 97 protein; this translates as MKYHPIAALLSVFVLFFPALALAGDHTLTSPDGDIRMSINVENGVRWAISYKNQAVFLPSRVDLKLKGAKSVFRAGKLDTTLASSVNRTIEPVVKHKSAEVHEHYNQLSLRFDNRWGLEFRAFNDGIGYRIVGEKAVDIVVEKEIAEFNFPQNSETLFPEEDTFISHFERHYLPLKVGDIAKKRFASLPAYAKTPAGINIVITEADLFDYPGLFLFGTAGDGFRAGFPGVVKSAMPKEGSEDRNEVVKYHKHIAETNGNRSFPWRIAVISDQATDLVESQLVYLLSRENKIEDTSWIKPGRIAWDWYNASNLYGVDFKNGLNTATYKYYIDFAAKYGLEYVILDEGWTVSTTNLLAANPELDVHELIRYGKEKKVGIILWALWKPLDKDYSNILRAWGEWGVAGIKVDFMQRADQQMVNYYTKIAKEAAKHKLLVDYHGGFKPAGLRRAYPNVMTYEGVKGNENNKWSTDVTPRHNVTLPFIRMVAGPMDFTPGAMRNANPWNHQVNHFRPMSLGTRAHQVAMYAVYESALQMLCDSPSSYLREPEVAEFIAQFPSVWDETQVLAGEVGEFIVVARRSGDTWYLGAMTNEHGRKLTVDLSFLISGDYRMQSFVDGVNTVQFAEDYRLNNVSVKAGQKIELNMASGGGWAAVLSRKLSL
- a CDS encoding pectinesterase family protein; the protein is MVVSRILAVLGIAIGFSLLGCNSVGPKQEITEYDAIVDSALAAHEANVFPSLQAAIDSVPENREITEPYRILLKAGVYHERVVIQKANLLIEGEGADASRIEYDLYAGIARKYHRKNWGTAGSATVTINAENVTLKNLTIENTFDYLANDALPKGDAKRVRHSQGVALHLDEGTDKILLEGVTLAGYQDTLFANGKRAWIRNATISGNVDFIFGPGQVLIEDSTIISRKRGKSFKPGQIQGHITAPSTNIDTPFGLIFKNCKLQREDGVADQSHSLGRPWHPTTTFPDGRYADPDAIGYALYVNCYMDAHIIEYGWESMGGTARDGTKSMVFTPADSRFYELSSRGPGAKKHDVRKALEDPGMLTELENAFFSGWIN